Proteins encoded in a region of the Campylobacter geochelonis genome:
- a CDS encoding RAMP superfamily CRISPR-associated protein has product MATLKYRVTFFDFWHLNSGVGSGALFDNTVVKDQELPYLPGKTIKGLLREICTLLDKEKSKHIFGEKDNTQAKSYFSNATLKPEQIKYLKANPSLIKYLFSHITQTRIDEKGVAVDNSLRTTEVVIPLELFGEIKCDSNDTELITKGLKSIKQIGLNRNRGLGRCQIEIVKDENDN; this is encoded by the coding sequence ATGGCAACTTTAAAATACAGAGTGACTTTTTTTGATTTTTGGCATTTAAATAGCGGAGTTGGCTCTGGAGCTCTATTTGACAACACAGTAGTAAAAGATCAAGAGCTACCATATCTGCCAGGCAAAACAATCAAAGGATTGCTTAGAGAAATTTGCACTTTATTAGACAAAGAAAAATCAAAACATATATTTGGAGAAAAAGACAACACTCAAGCTAAATCATACTTTTCAAACGCTACTTTAAAACCGGAACAAATCAAATACCTAAAAGCAAATCCTAGTCTTATAAAATACCTTTTTTCTCATATTACTCAAACAAGGATAGATGAGAAAGGAGTAGCTGTAGATAATAGTCTTCGAACAACTGAAGTAGTTATCCCACTCGAACTTTTCGGAGAGATAAAGTGTGATAGCAATGATACAGAACTCATCACAAAAGGACTTAAATCTATAAAGCAAATAGGACTTAATAGAAATAGAGGACTTGGCAGATGCCAAATAGAAATTGTAAAGGATGAAAATGACAACTAA
- a CDS encoding RAMP superfamily CRISPR-associated protein produces the protein MSNRYIANIVFEAKTPIKVGSSSVDMLQDSPFQRDFNGLPMILGSSLAGVLRRSLSFLGDEIIKDIFGNDEEKLTGSKLIISNALLCDEKMQVNEKLLLEKSEFLKCFSSLPIRDHVAITDKGVAKENSKFDEEVVFKGSRFKFRFELISDNDKIWQEILQALCEKSLRIGGGSAKGFGEIEVLKDYSTWDKFKLTSKEYQDKSSSLNTEFSTKFSIKNSVKKEFVSYKLKLTPDDFFMFGSGFGDDTCDNKNIYEKVVEYRNNSAKFSDEMVLIPASSIKGAIAHRAVFYYNKLDCKFAGNDSAITSLDEIFGTKKERNDSKKNDKKTEKGEKGKVLFSDVFLEKKSEKVINHVAIDRFTGGAIEGALFQERVVAKQPEFCINLLLNSKGIDEKTINAFEMALDDICKGMLPLGGMTTKGHGFFKGYIEKNGEKYEVPRPKQDC, from the coding sequence ATGAGCAATAGATACATAGCAAATATTGTTTTTGAAGCAAAAACTCCTATTAAAGTTGGCTCAAGTAGTGTAGATATGTTACAAGATAGCCCATTTCAACGAGATTTTAATGGTTTGCCTATGATTTTGGGAAGCTCTTTAGCTGGTGTTTTAAGGCGAAGTTTAAGCTTTCTTGGCGATGAGATTATCAAAGATATTTTTGGAAATGATGAAGAAAAACTAACTGGCTCAAAACTTATCATATCAAACGCCTTACTTTGTGATGAAAAAATGCAAGTAAACGAAAAACTACTTTTAGAAAAAAGCGAGTTTTTAAAATGCTTTTCATCTTTACCGATTAGAGACCATGTTGCTATCACAGATAAAGGCGTGGCAAAAGAGAACTCAAAATTTGATGAAGAGGTAGTATTTAAAGGTAGTAGATTTAAGTTTCGTTTTGAGTTGATATCTGATAATGATAAAATTTGGCAAGAAATTTTACAAGCATTATGCGAAAAGAGCCTTAGAATAGGCGGAGGAAGCGCAAAAGGTTTTGGCGAGATTGAAGTTTTAAAAGATTATTCAACATGGGATAAATTTAAACTTACCTCAAAAGAGTATCAAGATAAATCATCATCTTTAAATACCGAGTTTAGTACTAAATTTAGTATAAAAAACAGCGTAAAAAAAGAGTTCGTTTCTTATAAATTAAAGCTAACTCCGGATGATTTTTTTATGTTTGGCAGTGGATTTGGTGATGATACATGCGATAACAAAAATATCTATGAAAAAGTTGTCGAGTATAGAAACAATAGTGCCAAATTTAGCGATGAGATGGTGTTGATTCCAGCAAGTAGTATAAAAGGAGCTATCGCCCATAGAGCGGTTTTTTACTATAATAAATTAGATTGTAAATTTGCAGGTAATGATAGCGCCATAACTAGCTTGGATGAAATTTTTGGCACAAAAAAAGAACGTAATGACAGTAAAAAGAATGATAAAAAAACAGAAAAAGGGGAAAAAGGAAAAGTTCTTTTTAGCGACGTTTTTCTTGAGAAAAAGAGCGAAAAAGTCATAAACCATGTAGCCATTGATAGATTTACAGGAGGGGCTATTGAAGGTGCACTATTTCAAGAAAGAGTAGTTGCAAAACAACCAGAGTTTTGCATAAATTTGCTTTTAAATAGCAAAGGTATTGACGAAAAAACCATAAACGCATTTGAAATGGCTCTTGATGATATATGTAAAGGTATGCTTCCTCTTGGCGGAATGACGACAAAAGGACATGGGTTTTTTAAAGGTTATATAGAAAAAAATGGAGAAAAATATGAAGTTCCAAGACCAAAACAAGATTGTTGA
- a CDS encoding TIGR04423 family type III CRISPR-associated protein: MKFQDQNKIVDYINQNLQGYDGLVQFSHRKTDANKDIFYKKKVEVENENGFICEAYFCNDEKSVSIKMLDGEWFINEIDIANISKDDIVIYETNYNLNVKMVQIWKEEKDEKCLGFGVLKLKNIVFGGFVDKDKGEDDDNSTL, translated from the coding sequence ATGAAGTTCCAAGACCAAAACAAGATTGTTGATTATATAAATCAAAATTTGCAAGGATATGATGGCTTAGTGCAGTTTTCTCATAGAAAAACAGATGCTAACAAGGATATATTTTATAAGAAAAAAGTTGAGGTAGAAAATGAAAATGGTTTCATATGTGAAGCTTATTTTTGCAATGATGAAAAATCTGTAAGTATAAAAATGCTAGATGGAGAGTGGTTTATAAATGAAATTGATATCGCAAATATCAGCAAAGATGATATCGTCATCTACGAAACTAACTATAATTTAAATGTTAAAATGGTTCAAATTTGGAAAGAAGAAAAAGATGAAAAATGTTTAGGTTTTGGTGTTTTAAAACTTAAAAATATTGTTTTTGGTGGTTTTGTTGATAAAGATAAAGGAGAAGATGATGATAACAGCACCTTATAA
- a CDS encoding TIGR03986 family type III CRISPR-associated RAMP protein has translation MITAPYNFIPLNKEIFYPDWADLASHDIPFKDDKSGEIDIEIEAMSPIFVGDFRREKSKEALKFFNHEGEFYIPSSSVKGVIRSVLEIMSFSKLREESFDDKIFAVRDMTKSGNFYFKEMGKGVFCGWLSLKNGEYLLQECGELSRISQKDIDEKFGIEFSKHFKKPDYDKDKKEQKTAKFKYDLFCKLTNRKQLKHKFTYNKNDYDRKIYKFDGNGKEGTLVFTGQPSARVENQNGKNSGKIYEFIFFDPKVVDVDENVVSKNVIKNFKFAYFDGRNTEPKESDDWRYWKKKLEKKEKIPVFFQKDDGGNIKYLGLSYLFKIMYKHSRSKGVKQDYKNQKLDLAQTIFGFVDKASNKALKGRVYFSHFKAKKPKECEVKKETLASPKASYYPTYIKQNGNEVKTYMDDDFEISGRKRYPIHKDDKPFSNEGDSENTQTKFIPLEKGSKFKGKLRYHNLKKCELGAVLSALTFHDTPNAYHNIGLAKPLGYGKVKITIKTDDAKFSKNDLAECLKEFELEMLANIQDWDKSNQIKELLSMAIEPNSDSHLKYMELKHFAEHKKELHKNGCQIFFKSYSQIENSKTVCLKITATKEEIENKKAEKKEKRIWESLKKDGNIDAIQSYQNKNPNSKFLSDIEATIKKLLCQKENEKLELENKKAEEKWARKPTDLKQLKEFLTNFIETYPDTFFGVQARNELENLENYQPQKKTKATFDDLLSAETLDDLACLLKKIATPEAPVLNQNELDKLYETIENLYNKANAKTKKRFIKSINSSYHIKRILGHNMVEKISKI, from the coding sequence ATGATAACAGCACCTTATAATTTTATCCCATTAAATAAAGAAATTTTTTACCCAGATTGGGCTGATTTAGCAAGCCATGATATTCCATTTAAAGATGATAAAAGTGGTGAAATAGATATTGAAATAGAGGCAATGTCGCCTATATTTGTTGGTGATTTTAGAAGAGAAAAAAGCAAAGAAGCACTCAAGTTCTTTAACCACGAAGGCGAGTTTTATATCCCTAGTTCTAGTGTAAAAGGCGTGATTAGAAGTGTGCTTGAAATTATGAGTTTTTCTAAACTTAGAGAAGAGAGCTTTGATGACAAGATTTTTGCTGTTAGAGATATGACTAAGAGTGGAAATTTCTATTTTAAAGAGATGGGTAAAGGTGTATTTTGTGGTTGGTTAAGCCTAAAAAATGGCGAATATCTTTTACAAGAATGTGGTGAGCTAAGCAGAATTAGTCAAAAAGATATAGATGAAAAATTTGGTATTGAATTTTCAAAGCATTTTAAAAAGCCAGATTATGACAAAGATAAGAAAGAGCAAAAAACAGCCAAATTTAAATATGATTTATTTTGCAAACTCACTAATAGAAAGCAACTAAAACACAAATTTACTTATAATAAAAACGATTATGATAGAAAAATTTATAAATTTGATGGAAACGGCAAAGAAGGTACTTTGGTCTTTACAGGTCAGCCATCTGCAAGAGTTGAAAATCAAAATGGAAAAAATAGTGGTAAAATTTATGAATTTATATTTTTTGACCCTAAAGTTGTGGATGTAGATGAAAATGTAGTTAGCAAAAATGTGATAAAAAATTTTAAATTTGCCTATTTTGACGGACGAAATACAGAACCAAAAGAATCAGACGACTGGAGATATTGGAAGAAAAAATTAGAAAAAAAAGAAAAAATACCTGTATTTTTCCAAAAAGATGATGGAGGAAATATTAAATATTTAGGCTTATCCTATCTTTTTAAAATAATGTATAAACACAGCAGAAGCAAAGGAGTTAAACAAGACTATAAAAATCAAAAGTTAGATTTAGCTCAAACAATTTTTGGCTTTGTAGATAAAGCTAGCAACAAAGCTCTTAAAGGTAGAGTATATTTTAGCCATTTTAAAGCCAAAAAGCCAAAAGAGTGCGAAGTAAAAAAAGAAACTCTAGCAAGTCCAAAAGCCTCTTACTATCCAACATATATAAAGCAAAATGGCAATGAAGTAAAAACATATATGGATGATGATTTTGAGATTTCAGGACGCAAGAGATATCCTATACATAAAGATGATAAACCTTTTTCAAACGAAGGAGATAGTGAAAACACTCAAACTAAATTTATACCATTAGAAAAAGGGTCTAAATTTAAAGGCAAACTAAGATATCACAATCTTAAAAAGTGCGAACTAGGCGCAGTTTTATCGGCTCTTACCTTTCATGACACGCCAAATGCTTATCATAATATAGGCTTAGCAAAACCATTAGGTTATGGCAAAGTAAAGATTACTATAAAGACTGATGATGCTAAATTTAGCAAAAACGATTTAGCAGAATGTCTTAAGGAGTTTGAGTTAGAGATGTTGGCTAATATACAAGATTGGGACAAGAGCAATCAGATAAAAGAACTTTTATCTATGGCGATAGAGCCAAATAGCGATTCTCACCTAAAATACATGGAGTTAAAACACTTTGCAGAACATAAAAAAGAGTTACATAAAAACGGTTGTCAAATCTTTTTTAAAAGCTATTCGCAAATAGAGAACTCAAAAACAGTATGTTTAAAAATAACTGCAACCAAAGAGGAGATAGAAAATAAAAAAGCAGAGAAAAAAGAAAAACGAATTTGGGAAAGTTTAAAAAAAGATGGAAATATCGATGCTATACAAAGCTATCAAAACAAAAATCCAAATAGCAAGTTTTTAAGCGATATAGAAGCTACTATTAAAAAATTACTTTGCCAAAAAGAAAATGAAAAGTTGGAACTAGAAAATAAAAAAGCGGAGGAAAAATGGGCTAGAAAACCAACAGATCTAAAGCAGCTAAAAGAGTTTTTAACTAATTTTATAGAAACCTACCCAGATACTTTTTTTGGAGTGCAAGCCAGAAATGAGTTGGAAAATTTAGAAAACTATCAACCGCAAAAAAAGACTAAAGCTACTTTTGATGATTTGCTAAGTGCAGAAACATTGGATGATTTAGCTTGCCTTCTAAAAAAAATAGCCACCCCAGAAGCACCGGTACTTAATCAAAATGAATTAGATAAATTATATGAAACGATAGAAAATTTATACAATAAAGCAAACGCAAAAACAAAAAAAAGATTTATTAAAAGTATAAACAGCTCATACCATATAAAGCGAATTTTGGGTCATAATATGGTTGAAAAAATATCAAAAATCTAA
- the csx2 gene encoding TIGR02221 family CRISPR-associated protein, with protein MAKVLISSIGTGDKNKGYNKTNYKIDGKLYENEIFIANVLSRHLSIDKLFLIGTEKSIWDAVYSKFGGDEKTEFKIYEQQEKGNLQSIINLIESQIDKTLKTKGSRCFIIKYGVDEIELWDNFSKFLEIASGLEEKDEIYLDITHSFRSLSLMSFVMSEFTSNTRENPLNIKGIYYGMLELSRENDGTTPIINLSMFFELLEWGKAIRSLKIYGNSKDLLRLINKTEDKKDIKNAFNDFSNALNMSDMLALQKAVRNLYTKIKFFTESENEIYKIIGKELLSFINRLNVEEFHIFQYELAKWYQENQNYPLSYVVLVEAVVSAIAKRDGLDSNKKKDNIFIKEIAQNEYKYFECIREIRNGIAHALENNKEIIENEDAIKNLPKYIKDLSYLFE; from the coding sequence ATGGCAAAAGTACTCATTAGCTCAATTGGAACTGGCGATAAAAACAAAGGCTATAATAAAACAAATTATAAAATAGACGGCAAACTTTATGAAAATGAGATATTTATAGCAAACGTTCTGTCTAGGCATCTAAGTATTGATAAGCTATTTTTAATTGGGACAGAAAAGTCGATTTGGGATGCTGTTTATAGTAAATTTGGCGGCGATGAAAAAACGGAATTTAAAATTTACGAACAACAAGAAAAAGGAAATTTACAAAGCATCATTAATTTAATAGAGAGTCAGATTGATAAAACACTTAAAACTAAAGGCTCTAGATGTTTTATCATCAAATACGGCGTTGATGAAATAGAACTTTGGGATAACTTTTCCAAATTCTTAGAAATAGCAAGTGGTCTGGAAGAGAAAGATGAGATTTATCTTGATATTACACATTCGTTTCGCTCGCTATCTTTAATGAGCTTTGTAATGAGTGAATTTACTTCAAATACACGCGAAAATCCATTAAATATAAAAGGTATATATTATGGTATGCTAGAATTATCACGAGAAAATGATGGTACTACGCCTATTATAAATTTATCTATGTTTTTTGAACTTTTAGAGTGGGGCAAAGCAATTAGATCGCTTAAAATTTATGGAAATTCTAAAGACTTATTAAGACTTATAAATAAAACAGAGGATAAAAAAGATATAAAAAATGCTTTTAACGATTTTTCAAACGCTTTAAATATGTCAGATATGTTAGCGTTGCAAAAAGCGGTTAGAAATTTATATACCAAGATAAAATTCTTTACAGAGAGTGAGAATGAAATTTATAAGATTATTGGAAAGGAGCTTTTGAGTTTTATTAATAGGTTGAATGTAGAGGAATTTCATATTTTTCAATATGAATTAGCAAAATGGTATCAAGAAAATCAAAATTACCCACTTAGCTATGTTGTTTTAGTAGAAGCCGTTGTCAGCGCTATCGCAAAAAGAGATGGGCTTGATAGCAACAAGAAAAAAGATAATATATTTATAAAAGAAATAGCTCAAAATGAGTATAAATATTTTGAATGCATTAGAGAAATAAGAAATGGCATAGCTCATGCCTTAGAAAATAACAAGGAAATTATCGAAAACGAAGATGCTATAAAAAATTTACCAAAATATATAAAAGATTTATCTTATTTGTTTGAATAA
- a CDS encoding tetratricopeptide repeat protein, with translation MKKLIIGAILSITFLFANNNALVDKANEAYDLGDFDTAAKLYEEAGNDPYATHMRGLMLLWGIGPLSTDIEKDMEKAIELFEISVNGGNSEAMVDLGALYDEGSSLIEANHTKAKKLYEKAIATNGHVYAYHNLAMMYSEGRGVEQNDKKALELLEKAAEKGYLPSQREVGDMYKNGIGTQKDEAKALKWYEKAAEQGDAFAQNDVGLMYHYGLGTKIDYKKAMYWYEKAAEQRSSRAIFNIGLLYEKGLGVDKDLDKAIDYYKKACQTGYQKACDVANSF, from the coding sequence ATGAAAAAACTAATCATAGGTGCGATTTTAAGCATAACTTTTCTTTTTGCTAACAACAATGCCTTGGTCGATAAGGCAAACGAGGCGTATGATTTGGGTGATTTTGACACAGCGGCTAAGCTTTATGAAGAGGCTGGAAATGACCCTTATGCGACACATATGCGAGGCTTAATGCTCTTATGGGGAATAGGACCGTTATCTACAGATATAGAAAAAGATATGGAAAAAGCGATAGAACTTTTTGAAATTTCAGTAAATGGTGGCAACTCTGAAGCGATGGTAGATCTTGGGGCTTTGTATGATGAGGGATCAAGCTTAATAGAAGCAAACCACACAAAAGCAAAAAAGCTATATGAAAAAGCTATCGCAACTAATGGTCATGTCTATGCTTACCACAACCTTGCTATGATGTATTCTGAAGGTAGAGGCGTAGAGCAAAACGATAAAAAAGCACTTGAACTTCTTGAAAAAGCCGCCGAAAAAGGCTACCTTCCCTCTCAACGTGAAGTCGGCGATATGTATAAAAACGGCATAGGCACACAAAAAGATGAAGCCAAAGCTCTTAAATGGTATGAAAAAGCAGCCGAGCAAGGGGATGCATTTGCTCAAAACGATGTTGGGCTAATGTATCACTATGGTTTAGGGACAAAAATAGACTATAAAAAAGCTATGTATTGGTATGAAAAAGCAGCCGAGCAAAGAAGCAGTCGTGCTATTTTCAATATCGGACTTTTATATGAAAAAGGTCTTGGCGTAGATAAGGATTTGGATAAGGCTATCGATTATTACAAAAAAGCTTGCCAAACAGGGTATCAAAAAGCGTGCGATGTGGCAAATAGTTTTTAA
- a CDS encoding PLP-dependent aminotransferase family protein, whose translation MFLNLKEDGGYLYLQIYQEIKNLITKNTLKKDSKLPSIRTLCKEYQISKNTVTNAYYQLEMEGFIRCENKVGFFVNSAEHLLNLKHDKKLNLSAKKEYKFDFSYGGIDKEHFPYSVWKRVFKESLSGSDLLESSDAKGYLPLREVISNYLKNSRGINANASEIIVSAGTEHLFYILKKLFNQSSVYGFEDPGYAWKTSFFTSDLLNLKALKVDKYGLDTSTLKDVDIAWITPYHQFPLGTTMSLKTRIFLLEWAKQGEKYIVEDDYDGEFKYKGRVIPALKSMDKDDKVVYLGSFSNSLTPALRLSYMVLPQELGLRYEEAFLGFVSPCSVFVQKALKKFIEDGYFEKHINRMRNIYAQKHALIKQSLEKSEKITLYPSQIGTSVAFKAKTDSDFLKRCEEASMRLGSVNECRQNRLEEDDEFILGFAKPTLDELKEGLGILKKLI comes from the coding sequence ATGTTTTTAAATTTAAAAGAAGATGGTGGGTATTTATACTTACAAATTTATCAAGAAATTAAAAATTTGATAACAAAAAACACTCTTAAAAAAGATAGCAAGCTACCTTCTATTAGAACGCTTTGTAAGGAGTATCAAATCAGTAAAAATACAGTCACAAACGCCTATTATCAGCTTGAAATGGAGGGTTTTATACGGTGCGAAAATAAGGTTGGATTTTTTGTAAATAGTGCTGAACATTTGCTAAATTTAAAGCATGATAAAAAGCTAAATTTAAGCGCAAAAAAAGAGTATAAATTTGACTTTTCATATGGCGGGATAGATAAAGAGCATTTTCCATACTCGGTTTGGAAGAGGGTTTTTAAAGAGAGTTTAAGTGGGAGCGATTTGCTTGAAAGTAGCGATGCGAAGGGGTATTTGCCTTTGCGAGAGGTGATATCAAACTATCTTAAAAACTCTCGTGGTATAAACGCAAACGCAAGTGAAATCATCGTTTCAGCAGGAACTGAACATCTTTTTTATATCTTAAAAAAGCTTTTTAATCAAAGCAGCGTTTATGGGTTTGAAGATCCTGGATATGCGTGGAAGACTTCGTTTTTTACCTCTGATTTGCTAAATTTAAAGGCTTTAAAGGTTGATAAATACGGACTTGATACAAGCACACTAAAAGATGTTGATATTGCTTGGATAACACCATATCATCAATTTCCACTTGGCACTACGATGTCTTTAAAGACTAGAATTTTTTTACTTGAGTGGGCAAAACAGGGCGAAAAATACATAGTAGAAGATGACTATGATGGAGAATTTAAGTATAAAGGCAGAGTAATTCCTGCGCTAAAAAGCATGGATAAGGATGATAAGGTCGTATATCTTGGTAGCTTTTCAAACTCGCTAACTCCGGCTTTAAGACTTAGTTATATGGTGCTTCCGCAAGAATTAGGGCTAAGATATGAAGAGGCATTTTTGGGTTTTGTAAGCCCATGTTCGGTCTTTGTGCAAAAGGCTTTGAAAAAATTTATAGAAGATGGATACTTTGAAAAACATATAAATCGCATGAGAAATATCTATGCGCAAAAGCACGCTTTAATAAAACAAAGCTTAGAAAAAAGCGAGAAAATCACACTATATCCTAGCCAAATCGGCACATCGGTTGCCTTTAAGGCTAAAACTGATAGCGACTTTTTAAAAAGGTGCGAAGAGGCGAGTATGCGGCTTGGAAGCGTGAATGAGTGCCGCCAAAACAGGCTAGAAGAAGATGATGAGTTTATACTTGGTTTTGCAAAACCAACCTTAGATGAGCTTAAAGAGGGACTTGGTATTTTAAAAAAGTTAATTTAG
- the pdxS gene encoding pyridoxal 5'-phosphate synthase lyase subunit PdxS — protein MTIFDKLLGGVIMDVTDASQAKIAQDAGAVAVMALERVPADIRAAGGVSRMSDPKMIEQIQKAVSIPVMAKVRIGHFVEAQILESLGIDFIDESEVLSPADSLYHIDKTAFKTPFVCGARNLGEALRRISEGAKMIRTKGEAGTGDVVQAVKHLRQINKEIALIKGLKKDELWGAAKEFEVDIELVKFVNKHGKLPVLNFSAGGVATPADAALMRQLGAEGVFVGSGIFKSGNPAKRASAIVRAVENYDKSEVLLEVSKDLGEAMVGINEDEIKTIMSLR, from the coding sequence ATGACTATTTTTGACAAACTTCTTGGTGGCGTTATCATGGATGTAACAGATGCCTCACAAGCCAAAATCGCTCAAGATGCCGGTGCGGTCGCTGTTATGGCGCTAGAGCGAGTTCCAGCTGATATTAGAGCGGCTGGTGGAGTTTCTAGGATGAGCGATCCAAAAATGATAGAGCAAATTCAAAAAGCAGTTAGCATACCAGTTATGGCAAAAGTGCGTATCGGACACTTCGTAGAAGCTCAAATTTTAGAAAGTTTAGGCATTGATTTTATCGATGAAAGCGAGGTTTTATCGCCTGCTGACTCACTCTATCACATCGATAAAACCGCTTTTAAAACGCCATTTGTCTGCGGTGCTAGAAATTTAGGCGAAGCGCTTAGACGCATAAGTGAGGGTGCTAAAATGATACGCACAAAAGGCGAAGCTGGGACTGGCGATGTGGTTCAAGCAGTAAAACACCTAAGGCAGATAAATAAAGAAATCGCCCTAATCAAAGGTCTTAAAAAAGATGAACTATGGGGCGCGGCAAAGGAATTTGAAGTAGATATCGAGCTTGTTAAATTTGTAAACAAACATGGCAAACTTCCGGTTTTAAACTTTTCAGCTGGTGGCGTTGCAACTCCAGCAGACGCAGCGTTAATGCGACAACTTGGAGCAGAGGGCGTGTTTGTTGGAAGTGGAATTTTTAAATCAGGAAATCCAGCTAAAAGAGCAAGCGCGATTGTTCGTGCGGTAGAAAACTATGATAAAAGCGAGGTTTTGCTAGAGGTTTCAAAAGATTTAGGCGAGGCGATGGTCGGGATAAATGAGGACGAGATTAAGACTATAATGTCGCTTAGATAG
- the dcuC gene encoding C4-dicarboxylate transporter DcuC, whose amino-acid sequence MQTFRLLLAIAGIIAVIFLLIKKRDTKTVLLGVGLILCVACLKPMDGLSAFTKYMTQAGLIKAICASMGFAFVMKFTKCDQHLIKLLINPMKNIGFILVPLTTFLTYFINIAIPSAAGCSAAVGATLIPLLMASGVRPAMAGAAVFAGTFGSVLSPGSAHNIFVTDMVKKSIADYTVQDIISVQLVSALTSLGIVLVAMTVILFVFKDYTKGKNYLLEMNSGATVASGGASEKKDEDKVNVLYAIMPLVPLVILIIGGTELKNVSFLAWTKMGVAEAMLLGAIVTIFVTMTNPEKITKEFFKGMGSAYADVIGIIIAAGVFVAGLTACGAIEFIIEWLKNEQGYVRFGSTYIPFLMGVVTGSGDAATMAFNAAVTPHAANLGFDQAKLGMAAAIAGSLGRSASPLAGAAIVCAGLAMVSPVEIVKRTALGMLISVTVIAFVIL is encoded by the coding sequence GTATAATCGCGGTAATTTTTTTGCTGATTAAAAAACGAGATACCAAAACAGTTTTACTAGGCGTTGGACTTATCTTATGTGTAGCATGCCTAAAGCCGATGGATGGACTTAGTGCATTTACTAAATATATGACACAAGCAGGTTTAATCAAAGCGATTTGTGCATCTATGGGTTTTGCCTTTGTTATGAAATTTACAAAGTGCGATCAACATCTTATCAAACTACTTATAAATCCTATGAAAAATATCGGATTTATCCTAGTTCCGCTAACTACTTTTTTAACCTACTTTATCAACATCGCTATCCCATCTGCTGCTGGTTGTTCGGCTGCTGTTGGTGCGACTTTGATACCGCTTCTTATGGCTTCAGGAGTTAGACCTGCTATGGCTGGAGCTGCTGTTTTTGCTGGAACTTTTGGTAGTGTTTTAAGTCCTGGTTCAGCTCACAACATCTTCGTAACCGATATGGTTAAAAAAAGCATAGCTGATTACACTGTTCAAGATATCATATCTGTGCAACTTGTAAGTGCTTTAACTTCACTTGGCATTGTTTTGGTGGCGATGACTGTTATACTTTTTGTTTTTAAAGATTATACAAAAGGCAAAAACTATCTACTTGAGATGAATAGTGGTGCAACCGTTGCAAGCGGTGGTGCTAGTGAGAAAAAAGATGAAGATAAGGTTAATGTTCTTTATGCGATTATGCCTTTAGTTCCTCTTGTTATCCTAATCATCGGCGGAACAGAGTTAAAAAATGTATCATTTCTTGCATGGACTAAGATGGGCGTAGCTGAAGCTATGCTACTTGGTGCGATAGTTACGATTTTTGTTACGATGACAAATCCAGAGAAAATCACAAAAGAGTTTTTCAAAGGCATGGGTTCAGCTTATGCTGATGTTATCGGTATTATTATCGCAGCAGGCGTTTTTGTTGCTGGACTTACGGCTTGTGGAGCTATCGAGTTTATCATCGAGTGGCTTAAGAACGAGCAAGGATATGTTCGCTTTGGCTCAACCTATATACCGTTTTTGATGGGTGTTGTTACGGGTTCTGGTGACGCGGCGACTATGGCGTTTAACGCAGCAGTTACTCCTCACGCAGCTAATCTTGGCTTTGATCAAGCAAAACTAGGTATGGCAGCAGCGATTGCCGGCTCTCTTGGAAGAAGTGCTTCTCCACTTGCTGGAGCTGCGATAGTTTGCGCTGGTCTTGCGATGGTTAGCCCAGTTGAGATAGTAAAAAGAACAGCTTTAGGAATGCTTATATCAGTTACTGTTATAGCATTTGTTATCTTATAA